The Sulfurimonas aquatica genomic sequence CTCCATGTGACATTTTTGACATTTTGGAGAAGTATCTGTATCTTCTGTTGGTGTATCCATACCTGTCGTGACAGCTATTTGAGTTGAACAAAGTTCCATAAATTCACCTCTAACAGTACCTGTACCTTGGTCTGCTGTTGCATCAAATGCTCCTGCAGAACGTTGGTGACATGACAAACATAGTGACTTACCATTGTTTCCAAAATGATTATTATCCTGATTAAAATGAGGATTTGCTAGTGCTTTTCTGTCTGTAGTATCATCAGCATTTTCATTTGACTTACCACTGAGCCCAAATGGTCCATAGAATGGTCCACCAGTAAAGTGAGTATTGTTCTCATCATGAATATTTTTACTTGCCATAGTGTATCTACCATCTGCAGCTCTTCCTGTAGTGTCAGTTGCACTTTTTGTTGTGCTTGCATAGTCAGTTGGTTTTTCAGGTCCCCATAAGCGGAAGAATTTGTTCATATCTGCATTAGTTGCATCTTTATTCCACTCTAAGTCTGTAGCCGTGTCATGTTTCACTGGTCCATGTGGTCCAACTCTCATATCTTTTACAAGTCTATACTTGTCTCCCTCTTTCATCATTCTAGGAGTCTCTATACTATGACAAAAAGCACAGTTAATACCTTCCATATTTGCTTTATGACCAATTTGGTATGTTGCTTTATATATTTTTTGTGCACTTGCATTAGAAGCTATTACTACCGCTTCTTTAGTTGCATCGTATGTAGTAGTTGTCGTTGCTAAGTTTGATTCATGAGTTGTTTTTAAATCAGCTAATTCAGTTGCATCTAAGTTACTTGAAGCCGCTACTTCTGATATGGTAACTTTAAAGTCACCTGCATAGTATGCACCTGGAGCATGACATTTAATACAAGTTTGAGCTACACTTTTGAACATGCTCTTTGAACCAACACCAACATCGACTTCTTGGTATAAGACATCACTTGTTGTACCAATTTTAGAGATTTGAACACGTAGAAAATCTTGAAACTTAGATTGGAAGATTGGATCCACCCAAGATTTACCATGCATAGAGCCTTTCCATGTATCGTAAAGTTCGTTGTGACAGTTTTGACACTTGTTTTCTGCTGAGTCAAAAAGAGTATTTCCAAAGCCTGTACCTGTATGGTACTCAGCTGCAGCTGCTGACATTGGAGCTTTTCTTACTTGGTTTTTGTAGTCGATGTAGCTAATTGTGTTACCTACTACAACTTGAGAACCTAAAGATTGTGTTGTATCTGAAGCAAGTACAGTTGCTATAGTCTCTTGTACATGTGTTTGTGCTTGGGCTACTGTTACTGTCTTAGTGCGTGTAATCCCAGCATCTATAAGTTTAGTTTTAAGGTCAGCAATATTTGCAAGTGCTGTCTTATCAGCTGTTAGTGCTATAGTTTTAGCACCACCAAGCCACTCTGCAACTTTTTCTTTAATTGGTTTAGTTACAGTGATACCATTAGTTGGGTCACCATCTTCATCTATAGACTGAAGTAAAGTGATAACTTTATCTTCATTTTCAATGAGCTTCTGTCCATCCTTGAGGCCTTTTTGTTCTCTAAGAACTAAGTCGCCTAAGCTAAACTTAACAGTGTCGCCATCGGAAAACTGGAATGACCCATCTGGACCAGTTTCTCCCGCTCCCCCACTTGTCGTTGAATAATCAACACCTTGAACCGGCGAGTCAATATAGTAACCCGTTAGTACTTTGTTTTCACTACAACCGCTAAAACCACTAGCGAGTAACGCAGCAAGTCCAATAGAACCTAAAGTCTTTGAATACTTCATCTATACCCCTTTGTATGTAATGTGATAATTATATAATGTTTGTTTTTATATTATCGAAGTATCACATAAAAATATTTATACATTTTTTTGAAATGTTTCTTAATGTAGCAAACTAATTATTAATTTAAGTTGATGTGATTTTTATATGATTTTATTGTGAAGAAATTGTGAATTGTTGATAGGGTTTAGTATTTAAGCCCTATCTTTTTTAATGCACTGTTTATGTTTTTTACTTGAATATTTTTGTCTCGACACCAAGATGGTGCAAGAAGTGAATCATCATCTAAGCCAGCAGTTATTCTCTGAACGTTTACATTTTTAGGTTTCATCAGTAAGGATTTCATAAGTACGTCAAGGTACTCTTGTTCACTAATTGGAGTGAATTCTCCACGATTGTATTCATTTGCCAATGCTGTGCGTTTAACTACATAAAGTGGGTGGTACTTTACTGAATCAATACCCCACTCATATGCTTGTTTTGCAGTTTCTAGCATCATCTCTTGTGTTTCATTTGCTAAGCCAAAGATAAGATGGCCACATACATTTAGCCCGGCATCTTTAGATTTTATAATCCACTCTTTTACATTCGCAGCATCATGTCCACGATTAATCTTTAAAAGTGTTTCATCATATACTGACTGTATTCCAAACTCTATCCATATCTCTTTATCTTCATTTAGTTTTGCAAGATACTCTAATGTCTCCTCAGTAATACTATCTGATCGAGTACCGATGCTAAGGCCTACAACATTATCAAATGAGAGAGCTTTTTCATAGAGAGCTTTTAGTGTGTCAAATGGAGCATAGGTATTTGTGAA encodes the following:
- a CDS encoding multiheme c-type cytochrome, encoding MKYSKTLGSIGLAALLASGFSGCSENKVLTGYYIDSPVQGVDYSTTSGGAGETGPDGSFQFSDGDTVKFSLGDLVLREQKGLKDGQKLIENEDKVITLLQSIDEDGDPTNGITVTKPIKEKVAEWLGGAKTIALTADKTALANIADLKTKLIDAGITRTKTVTVAQAQTHVQETIATVLASDTTQSLGSQVVVGNTISYIDYKNQVRKAPMSAAAAEYHTGTGFGNTLFDSAENKCQNCHNELYDTWKGSMHGKSWVDPIFQSKFQDFLRVQISKIGTTSDVLYQEVDVGVGSKSMFKSVAQTCIKCHAPGAYYAGDFKVTISEVAASSNLDATELADLKTTHESNLATTTTTYDATKEAVVIASNASAQKIYKATYQIGHKANMEGINCAFCHSIETPRMMKEGDKYRLVKDMRVGPHGPVKHDTATDLEWNKDATNADMNKFFRLWGPEKPTDYASTTKSATDTTGRAADGRYTMASKNIHDENNTHFTGGPFYGPFGLSGKSNENADDTTDRKALANPHFNQDNNHFGNNGKSLCLSCHQRSAGAFDATADQGTGTVRGEFMELCSTQIAVTTGMDTPTEDTDTSPKCQKCHMERIEGNLLHQWARPDLDFDAKEFETAAGYILTPELDSKDTTIAAGENPERDGWFNSHGFLGASKTGGDKTAAVAKIKSGFDATLKEESNDGSTLVLKTTFRNETGHMFPGAHPMRRVLTRVIVTDANGDIIAPTSVTGKSTFTNIDNTLATLTGKNLHSSQPTTVTLVENGSDALNFTGKVADLSGTVTSQRFYSDSGVGKVAISATDATVKSQVVTDGKTSGLVFNSAIVDSNATQKFTRIYGHETGKMYDVDGTSTFVVRPGFDSNKVQSDTRLSPNETETYTLTYDISGKTGVSATYKVYYMQKGANGQFLDGSYTYTAADGSVTEYPNSTPGWLNQAYSDFNKHLVTEVFSDTK
- a CDS encoding TIGR01212 family radical SAM protein (This family includes YhcC from E. coli K-12, an uncharacterized radical SAM protein.): MEQIYTYGGYLKNKFGCKVYKVGINISGFTCPNIDGTVAKGGCTFCENDSFSASTDQVQELKGFHLNLNSTENPYLEKQLKQLEVQFNAISKRQAKEYGAEKFLVYFQSFTNTYAPFDTLKALYEKALSFDNVVGLSIGTRSDSITEETLEYLAKLNEDKEIWIEFGIQSVYDETLLKINRGHDAANVKEWIIKSKDAGLNVCGHLIFGLANETQEMMLETAKQAYEWGIDSVKYHPLYVVKRTALANEYNRGEFTPISEQEYLDVLMKSLLMKPKNVNVQRITAGLDDDSLLAPSWCRDKNIQVKNINSALKKIGLKY